A genomic window from Deinococcus aestuarii includes:
- a CDS encoding restriction endonuclease subunit S — protein sequence MLEREALEAVRQILGRIRTSTVRPKVFVLPWSLLGQWGFEAGIRAQLPPTQASFPEVLISQVCTISSGGTPPRYRKDYFGGPIPWVKTTEVRDAVIEGTEETLTEAGLQSSSARVYPQGSLIVAMYGQGATRGRTAKLGIEAATNQACAVLTNFDSRIEPDYLWVYLMSEYEHLRALASGNNQPNLNAGMIATYPLPLPPLDVQRELVARVAEARAEAGRLRKEARRLREETRAEVEAMILGTGLAATADS from the coding sequence ATGTTGGAGCGGGAGGCGCTTGAGGCTGTTCGTCAAATCCTGGGCAGGATTCGGACCTCCACAGTTCGGCCTAAAGTTTTCGTGTTGCCTTGGTCACTTCTTGGTCAGTGGGGTTTTGAGGCGGGGATTCGCGCCCAGCTCCCTCCTACGCAAGCGAGCTTTCCCGAGGTCCTTATCAGTCAAGTGTGTACGATCAGCAGCGGTGGAACTCCGCCGCGGTATCGGAAAGATTATTTCGGCGGGCCGATACCCTGGGTCAAGACCACCGAGGTCAGGGATGCGGTTATTGAAGGAACTGAGGAGACTTTGACCGAAGCAGGACTTCAGAGCAGCAGTGCTCGGGTCTACCCTCAAGGAAGTCTGATCGTTGCAATGTACGGTCAGGGTGCCACACGGGGCCGCACTGCGAAGCTCGGAATCGAAGCCGCAACAAATCAGGCATGTGCCGTACTGACCAACTTTGACTCCCGCATCGAGCCTGATTACTTATGGGTCTACTTGATGAGCGAGTACGAACACCTGCGCGCACTTGCAAGCGGCAACAACCAACCCAACCTGAATGCTGGGATGATCGCCACTTATCCTCTCCCCCTCCCACCGCTCGATGTTCAGCGGGAGCTGGTGGCGCGGGTGGCAGAGGCAAGGGCAGAGGCGGGACGGCTGCGCAAAGAGGCACGTCGGCTGCGCGAGGAGACGCGGGCGGAGGTGGAGGCCATGATTCTCGGTACGGGGTTGGCGGCGACGGCAGACTCCTGA
- a CDS encoding Brp/Blh family beta-carotene 15,15'-dioxygenase, translating into MLNILEPRATPVAGARPASVPLALVTLPWAAVGALLLGWWTAPHLLERFIFVPLLLSVVLFGLPHGALDHLVPGRLGWAWGRRPRWVVLYCVLYAALAGLYLLAWRFAPLPALWVFLLVSALHWGQGDLHFLEAGLGRRRPARWSAPLALLARGSLPILVPLLAFTGDFERLARGAALAFGGQVEVAALLPPDVRTLLTLGLAGLLALYALDTLRAASPGRRALELAEAALLLLLFLTVPAPLSIGVYFTLWHAWRHLGRLLALGTGQARHPSRRGAPRLAADLLPITLAALGMLGGLYLWAAPRVASVETFTALYLALIAALTLPHALVVALMDVPPRTRETAHAG; encoded by the coding sequence ATGTTGAACATCCTCGAACCCCGCGCCACGCCCGTCGCCGGAGCACGTCCCGCGTCCGTCCCGCTGGCCCTCGTCACGCTGCCGTGGGCCGCCGTGGGCGCGCTGCTGCTCGGCTGGTGGACCGCCCCGCACCTGCTGGAGCGTTTCATCTTCGTGCCCCTGCTCCTCAGCGTGGTCCTGTTCGGCCTGCCCCACGGGGCCCTCGACCACCTCGTCCCCGGGCGGCTGGGCTGGGCGTGGGGCAGGCGGCCCCGCTGGGTCGTGCTGTACTGCGTCCTGTACGCCGCCCTGGCCGGTCTGTACCTGCTCGCGTGGAGGTTCGCCCCCCTGCCCGCCCTGTGGGTCTTCCTGCTGGTCTCGGCGCTGCACTGGGGGCAGGGCGACCTGCACTTCCTGGAGGCGGGGCTGGGGCGGCGGCGCCCGGCGCGCTGGAGTGCCCCGCTGGCGCTCCTGGCCCGGGGCAGCCTCCCGATCCTGGTGCCGCTGCTGGCGTTCACGGGGGACTTCGAGCGGCTGGCGCGCGGGGCGGCCCTGGCCTTCGGGGGGCAGGTCGAAGTGGCCGCGCTCCTCCCGCCCGACGTGCGGACGCTCCTCACCCTCGGGCTGGCCGGACTGCTGGCCCTCTACGCCCTCGACACGCTGCGGGCCGCCTCGCCCGGGCGCCGTGCCCTGGAACTGGCGGAGGCGGCGCTGCTCCTCCTCCTGTTCCTGACCGTGCCCGCGCCGCTGAGCATCGGGGTGTATTTCACCCTGTGGCACGCGTGGCGTCACCTCGGGCGGCTGCTCGCGCTGGGAACGGGGCAGGCGCGACACCCCTCCCGCCGTGGGGCCCCGCGTCTGGCCGCAGACCTGCTACCCATCACGCTCGCCGCGCTCGGGATGCTGGGGGGGCTGTACCTGTGGGCGGCGCCGCGGGTGGCGTCGGTCGAGACCTTCACCGCGCTCTACCTCGCCCTGATCGCCGCCCTCACCCTCCCGCACGCCCTGGTCGTCGCCTTGATGGACGTGCCCCCACGGACCCGGGAGACCGCCCACGCGGGGTGA
- the argC gene encoding N-acetyl-gamma-glutamyl-phosphate reductase encodes MTGSEQRSVAIVGGSGYAGGEFLRLALGHPHLKVTQVTSERSAGQPVSLVHPNLRGRTNLKFRKAAELEEADIIVLALPHGSAAGRIGEFEGKGRVVVDLSADFRLKDPEVYRATYGEDHPTPEKLGEWVYGNPELHREELRGATRIACAGCFATGVILALYPLLKLGVLLPRDIIATGLVGSSAAGASATEASHHPERAGSLRVYKPVGHRHTAEVQQELPGNFPIHLTAISTPRVRGILSTVQAWIPDGYSDRDVWSAYREVYGAEPFIRIVKVARGIHRYPDPMLLDGTNYCDLGFEMDVDSGRVVLMSAIDNLVKGTAGHAIQSLNVAHGWEETTGLEFAGLHPA; translated from the coding sequence ATGACCGGTTCCGAGCAACGTTCCGTCGCCATCGTGGGCGGCAGCGGGTACGCGGGCGGCGAGTTCCTGCGGCTCGCGCTGGGGCACCCGCACCTCAAGGTCACGCAGGTGACGAGCGAGCGCAGCGCGGGGCAGCCCGTCTCGCTCGTCCACCCCAACCTGCGGGGCCGCACGAATTTGAAGTTCCGCAAGGCGGCCGAGTTGGAGGAGGCCGACATCATCGTGCTCGCCCTGCCACACGGGAGCGCGGCGGGGCGCATCGGGGAGTTCGAGGGCAAGGGGCGGGTGGTCGTGGACCTCTCCGCCGACTTCCGCCTCAAGGACCCGGAGGTGTACCGGGCGACCTACGGGGAGGACCACCCGACGCCGGAGAAACTGGGCGAGTGGGTCTACGGCAACCCGGAGCTGCACCGCGAGGAGCTGCGCGGCGCGACCCGCATCGCCTGCGCGGGGTGCTTCGCCACCGGGGTGATCCTGGCGCTGTATCCGCTGCTCAAGCTGGGGGTGCTGCTGCCCAGAGACATCATCGCCACCGGGCTCGTTGGGTCGAGCGCGGCGGGGGCGAGCGCCACGGAGGCCAGCCACCACCCCGAGCGGGCGGGGAGCCTGCGGGTGTACAAGCCGGTCGGGCACCGCCACACCGCCGAGGTGCAGCAGGAGCTTCCCGGCAACTTCCCCATCCACCTCACGGCGATCAGCACGCCGCGGGTGCGGGGCATCCTCTCGACGGTCCAGGCGTGGATTCCCGACGGCTACTCGGACCGGGACGTGTGGAGCGCCTACCGCGAGGTGTACGGCGCAGAGCCCTTCATCCGCATCGTAAAGGTCGCCAGGGGCATCCACCGCTACCCCGACCCCATGCTCCTCGACGGCACCAACTACTGCGACCTGGGCTTCGAGATGGACGTGGACTCGGGCCGCGTGGTGCTGATGAGCGCCATCGACAACCTCGTCAAGGGCACGGCGGGGCACGCCATCCAGAGCCTCAACGTCGCCCACGGCTGGGAGGAGACGACCGGGCTGGAGTTCGCGGGGCTGCACCCGGCCTGA
- a CDS encoding DUF4127 family protein yields the protein MSASPRLLLIPPDTRPPTLDLPAGLARMTGAEVRVPPTEALPHFFTPGDTDRLREWLLDEAGHADVLVVCLETLCLGGMIPARRVSDPLDLALERLGALREARRLNPGLRVSAFGVIVRVAHDNDPHEEKPYYGEWGRELRAYSGAFDRHARHGEGERAALEAARSAVPADVLADWVGTRERNRALHLAALDLLAQGTLTHLCLTLDDTTPYGLAALDRRMLEARADELGVWDRLDVYPGADEVPCALVARALRPERARAWVRYSGTLGAGAELLYEDRPAGELVRAHLRAAGCVPADSPAEADFILAVNTPGTRQASFQPDFTGVDTPHRHLPAFVDGLRDDLAAGRAVSLADIAYPNGAERRLWTLIQDLPLARLAGYGAWNTAGNTLGSAVAFGKLAPLVGDRAAHTEALFSRMVDDALYQAFARTEIRARLDNPSPFDLGEQRDAAEAHLREIVTPRVRALWERHFAGTGLSLEVGEAHLAWPRLFTGVFPLSVRAAEEQDWAVREG from the coding sequence ATGAGCGCCTCCCCCCGCCTGCTGCTGATTCCTCCCGATACACGCCCCCCGACGCTCGACCTCCCCGCGGGGCTGGCCCGCATGACGGGGGCCGAAGTCCGTGTGCCGCCCACGGAGGCCCTGCCGCACTTCTTCACGCCGGGGGACACGGACCGGCTGCGCGAGTGGCTGCTGGACGAGGCCGGGCACGCCGACGTCCTCGTCGTCTGCCTGGAGACGCTGTGCCTCGGCGGCATGATCCCGGCACGGCGGGTGTCGGACCCGCTGGACCTCGCACTGGAGCGGCTGGGGGCGTTGCGGGAGGCGAGGCGGCTCAATCCGGGCCTGCGCGTCTCCGCCTTCGGGGTGATCGTGCGGGTGGCGCACGACAACGACCCGCACGAGGAAAAGCCCTACTACGGCGAGTGGGGGCGCGAATTGCGGGCGTACAGTGGCGCCTTCGACCGCCACGCGCGGCACGGGGAGGGGGAACGGGCGGCCCTGGAGGCGGCGCGTTCAGCCGTCCCGGCGGACGTGCTCGCCGACTGGGTGGGCACCCGCGAGCGGAACCGGGCGCTGCACCTCGCCGCGCTCGACCTGCTCGCTCAGGGCACGCTGACCCACCTGTGCCTCACGCTGGACGACACCACCCCCTACGGCCTGGCCGCCCTCGACCGCCGGATGCTGGAGGCGCGGGCGGATGAACTGGGCGTCTGGGACCGTCTGGACGTGTACCCCGGCGCGGACGAGGTGCCGTGTGCGCTGGTGGCCCGGGCGCTGAGGCCGGAGAGGGCGCGGGCCTGGGTGCGCTACAGCGGGACCCTGGGTGCAGGCGCGGAACTGCTCTACGAGGACCGCCCGGCCGGGGAACTCGTGCGGGCGCACCTGCGGGCGGCGGGGTGCGTTCCAGCGGACAGCCCGGCTGAGGCCGACTTCATCCTCGCGGTGAACACGCCGGGCACGCGGCAGGCGAGCTTCCAGCCCGACTTCACGGGCGTGGACACGCCGCACCGCCACCTCCCCGCCTTCGTGGACGGGCTGCGGGACGATCTGGCGGCGGGCCGGGCGGTAAGCCTCGCCGACATTGCCTACCCCAACGGGGCGGAGCGGCGGCTGTGGACGCTGATCCAGGACCTCCCCCTCGCCCGGCTGGCGGGCTACGGCGCGTGGAACACGGCGGGCAACACGCTGGGGAGTGCGGTCGCCTTCGGCAAACTCGCCCCCCTGGTGGGGGACCGGGCGGCGCACACGGAGGCCCTCTTCTCCCGGATGGTGGACGACGCGCTGTATCAGGCGTTCGCGCGGACCGAGATCCGTGCCCGGCTGGACAACCCCAGCCCCTTCGACCTGGGCGAACAGAGAGACGCGGCGGAGGCACACCTGCGGGAGATCGTCACGCCGCGCGTCCGGGCGCTGTGGGAGCGGCACTTCGCGGGGACGGGGCTGAGCCTGGAGGTCGGGGAGGCGCACCTGGCCTGGCCCCGGCTGTTCACGGGCGTGTTCCCGCTCTCCGTGCGCGCCGCCGAGGAGCAGGATTGGGCGGTGCGGGAGGGCTAA
- a CDS encoding ROK family protein, translating to MQDGAAPPLLALDIGGTSIRAALIEDGRVTGRHETHTPKPAFPDAVIAAALGLAAPLVPQASALGVACAGATAGGRVTATAAHTFPSWTDIPLAERLGTGLGLPCAVLNDARAAAWGEFAAGAGRGAGEFMFITVSTGVGAGLVLGGRLHLAANGLDAELGFVSVPAAWSPGMEVPALGPLGPLEFETSGTALNERARLLGHPDARALCDAAEAGDAVADTAYTHSAARIAWKIADVAALLGVTRVALGGSVGLRPGYLARVQEALAHFPARYRPEVVHAELGADAGLIGAALWARGQG from the coding sequence CTGCAAGACGGTGCCGCCCCACCCCTCCTCGCCCTCGACATCGGGGGCACGTCCATCCGCGCCGCGCTGATCGAGGACGGGCGGGTCACCGGACGGCACGAGACCCATACGCCGAAGCCCGCCTTCCCGGACGCCGTGATCGCCGCCGCGCTCGGCCTCGCCGCGCCCCTCGTCCCGCAAGCCTCGGCCCTCGGTGTGGCCTGCGCGGGGGCAACCGCCGGGGGACGGGTGACCGCCACCGCCGCCCACACCTTCCCCAGCTGGACCGACATTCCCCTCGCCGAACGGTTGGGAACTGGCCTCGGTCTCCCCTGCGCGGTCCTGAACGACGCCCGCGCCGCCGCCTGGGGCGAGTTCGCCGCCGGGGCGGGCCGCGGGGCGGGCGAGTTCATGTTCATCACCGTCAGCACGGGAGTGGGGGCGGGCCTCGTGCTGGGCGGGCGGCTGCACCTCGCCGCAAACGGGCTGGACGCCGAGCTGGGCTTCGTCTCCGTACCTGCCGCGTGGTCACCCGGAATGGAAGTCCCGGCGCTGGGTCCCCTCGGCCCGCTGGAGTTCGAGACGAGCGGCACGGCGCTGAACGAGCGGGCCCGCTTGCTCGGCCACCCGGATGCCCGCGCCCTGTGTGACGCCGCCGAGGCCGGGGACGCCGTGGCCGACACCGCCTACACTCACTCCGCCGCCCGCATCGCCTGGAAGATCGCCGACGTGGCCGCGCTGCTGGGGGTGACTCGGGTAGCTCTGGGCGGCAGCGTGGGCCTGCGCCCCGGGTATCTCGCCCGCGTGCAGGAAGCCCTCGCCCACTTCCCCGCCCGCTACCGCCCCGAGGTCGTCCACGCCGAGCTGGGGGCGGACGCGGGGCTGATCGGCGCGGCGCTGTGGGCCCGGGGGCAGGGTTAG
- a CDS encoding TspO/MBR family protein has translation MVTTSARSRSAPRFRWWHALGIFAAANAVSVLPAGVGGDEAFYNDFERPAVAPPDWLFPPMWLFLNVTSLMALARIANDPEQTGDHRRVYALEGGGWVLFAAFNTLYFGLRSPVLGAADTAAGLTVGVGSLVYSLRVDRRAGLLILPRVLWLLLATSVSAWVARHNRDEFLSRRD, from the coding sequence ATGGTGACGACCTCAGCCCGTTCCCGATCCGCCCCCCGGTTCCGCTGGTGGCACGCCCTGGGCATCTTTGCCGCCGCCAACGCCGTGAGTGTCCTTCCCGCTGGCGTGGGGGGTGACGAGGCGTTTTACAACGACTTCGAGCGGCCCGCCGTCGCCCCGCCCGACTGGCTGTTCCCGCCGATGTGGCTCTTTCTCAACGTCACGTCGCTGATGGCCCTGGCACGGATCGCCAACGATCCGGAGCAGACCGGGGACCACCGCCGGGTTTACGCGCTCGAAGGCGGCGGCTGGGTGCTGTTCGCGGCCTTCAACACCCTGTATTTCGGGTTGAGGAGCCCGGTGCTGGGGGCCGCGGACACGGCGGCGGGCCTCACCGTGGGGGTCGGAAGCCTCGTCTACAGCCTGAGGGTGGACCGCCGGGCGGGTCTGCTGATCCTGCCGCGGGTCCTGTGGCTGCTGCTCGCCACCTCCGTCTCGGCCTGGGTGGCCCGGCACAACCGCGACGAGTTCCTGAGCCGCCGCGACTAA
- a CDS encoding TetR/AcrR family transcriptional regulator, whose product MPRPRKEDARDTRELVLAAASALLHEYGYLGVSMDAVADRVGVRKASLYHHFPGGKEQIVLDIAGRAIERDAAGFAEVIRNHPTARARLSAIATYVFSGPVQTGRMVRDALRFLSQEHQNRVFDHFFRLNHLYIRQVMEDGVASGELRPHDAGRSAWAFLDLISEMGSGGETPRDADLATWIVALLIDGLGA is encoded by the coding sequence ATGCCGCGCCCGCGCAAGGAAGACGCCCGAGACACGCGCGAACTGGTGCTTGCAGCGGCCAGCGCGCTGCTGCACGAATACGGCTACCTCGGGGTTTCGATGGACGCGGTGGCCGACCGGGTGGGGGTTCGCAAGGCGAGCCTGTACCACCACTTTCCGGGGGGCAAGGAACAGATCGTTCTCGACATCGCCGGGCGGGCCATCGAGCGCGACGCCGCCGGGTTTGCGGAGGTGATCCGGAACCACCCGACCGCCCGCGCCCGGCTGAGCGCCATCGCTACCTACGTCTTTTCCGGCCCGGTGCAGACGGGGCGGATGGTGCGCGACGCCCTGCGGTTCCTGTCCCAGGAGCACCAGAACCGCGTCTTCGACCACTTCTTCCGCCTGAACCACCTCTACATTCGCCAGGTGATGGAAGACGGCGTGGCCTCGGGCGAATTGCGGCCCCACGACGCCGGGCGCAGCGCCTGGGCCTTCCTCGACCTGATCTCCGAGATGGGCTCGGGAGGGGAAACGCCGCGGGACGCCGACCTGGCGACCTGGATCGTGGCCCTCCTGATCGACGGCCTCGGCGCCTGA
- a CDS encoding L-glutamate gamma-semialdehyde dehydrogenase: protein MTSTLMEGFLPFEHEPYFPFSREDVAQAQREAYRRVRERYVGRTFPMSLGGERVEGGETFEVRNPADTREVVWRFPKATPEQLERAVACAKTAFETWRFSDPMQRATIFKRAGELLRGRRMEFNAVMGLENGKNWAEADGEVAECVDHFEVFARETLKWAQGKPVYPMPDEHVTTVYEPIGVVAVISPWNFPAAIPLGMALGAIAAGNTVVWKPASETPLSSLLLVELLFEAGLPQGVIQFITGTDEVLGDPLVDHRDVRMIAFTGSKEIGCRIMERAARVQPGQRWLKRVMAEMGGKDPTVVCADADLDAAATGIVQAAFGYAGQKCSACSRVIAEEDVYDALLEKVVSLAREIRVGSPEENAPLGPVIHEGSARRIMGYIENGKKTARLVLGGERAGSGEREGGYVQPTIFADVDPKDPLFQEEIFGPVLTFTRARDWRHAIDLANDSEYGLTAAFYSRDPAKIEGARRLMHVGNLYINRKCTGALSGTHAFGGYGMSGTNAKVGGPDYLFWFLQTKTVAQKY from the coding sequence ATGACGAGCACGCTGATGGAGGGCTTTCTCCCCTTCGAGCACGAACCGTACTTCCCGTTCAGCCGCGAGGACGTGGCGCAGGCGCAGCGGGAGGCCTACCGCCGGGTGCGTGAGCGGTACGTGGGCCGGACCTTCCCCATGTCCCTGGGGGGCGAGCGGGTGGAGGGCGGGGAGACGTTCGAGGTCCGCAACCCCGCCGACACGCGCGAGGTCGTGTGGCGTTTCCCGAAGGCGACACCCGAGCAACTGGAGCGGGCGGTGGCCTGCGCGAAGACGGCCTTCGAGACCTGGCGTTTTTCCGACCCCATGCAGCGGGCGACGATCTTCAAGCGGGCGGGCGAACTGCTGCGGGGGCGGCGGATGGAGTTCAACGCCGTGATGGGCCTGGAGAACGGTAAGAACTGGGCCGAGGCCGACGGCGAGGTCGCCGAGTGCGTGGACCACTTCGAGGTCTTCGCCCGCGAGACGCTGAAGTGGGCGCAGGGCAAGCCCGTCTACCCCATGCCCGACGAGCACGTCACCACCGTCTACGAGCCCATCGGCGTCGTCGCGGTGATCAGCCCGTGGAACTTCCCGGCGGCGATTCCGCTCGGCATGGCGCTGGGGGCCATCGCGGCGGGCAATACCGTCGTCTGGAAACCCGCCTCCGAGACGCCTCTGTCGAGCCTCCTCCTCGTGGAGCTGCTGTTCGAGGCGGGGCTGCCGCAGGGCGTGATCCAGTTCATCACCGGGACGGACGAGGTGCTGGGCGATCCGCTGGTGGACCACCGGGACGTGCGGATGATCGCCTTCACGGGCTCCAAGGAGATCGGCTGCCGGATCATGGAGCGCGCGGCGCGGGTGCAGCCGGGCCAGCGGTGGCTCAAGCGCGTCATGGCCGAGATGGGCGGCAAGGACCCGACGGTGGTGTGTGCCGACGCCGACCTCGACGCCGCCGCCACCGGGATCGTGCAGGCCGCCTTCGGGTACGCCGGGCAGAAATGCTCCGCGTGCAGCCGCGTGATCGCCGAGGAGGACGTGTACGACGCGCTGCTGGAGAAGGTCGTCTCCCTCGCCCGCGAGATCAGGGTCGGGTCGCCGGAGGAGAACGCCCCCCTGGGTCCCGTCATCCACGAGGGGAGCGCGCGGCGGATCATGGGCTACATCGAGAACGGGAAGAAGACGGCGCGGCTCGTCCTGGGTGGGGAGCGGGCGGGCAGCGGGGAGCGCGAGGGCGGATACGTCCAGCCGACCATCTTCGCGGACGTGGACCCGAAGGACCCCCTCTTCCAGGAGGAGATTTTCGGGCCGGTACTGACCTTCACCCGGGCGCGCGACTGGCGGCACGCCATCGACCTCGCCAACGACTCGGAGTACGGGCTGACCGCCGCCTTCTACAGCCGGGACCCCGCCAAGATCGAGGGGGCGCGGCGGCTGATGCACGTCGGGAACCTCTACATCAACCGCAAGTGTACGGGGGCTCTCTCCGGCACCCACGCTTTCGGCGGCTACGGGATGAGCGGCACGAACGCGAAGGTGGGCGGACCCGACTACCTGTTCTGGTTCCTTCAGACGAAGACGGTGGCGCAGAAGTATTGA
- a CDS encoding DUF4180 domain-containing protein, translating to MTADEFPRIRTAGELGVSLRTLADVNEVLGAAFGADGLILTEADLSPEFFRLRSGLAGEAFQKFTNYRIRVALVLPDFGAHGERFAELAYEHRAHNAIRFVHTEEEARAWLQTSSRR from the coding sequence ATGACGGCAGATGAATTTCCCCGAATCAGGACGGCGGGCGAACTGGGTGTCTCGCTGCGGACGCTGGCGGACGTGAACGAGGTGCTGGGCGCGGCGTTCGGTGCAGACGGCCTGATCCTGACCGAAGCCGACCTGTCCCCCGAGTTCTTCCGCCTGCGAAGTGGGCTGGCGGGCGAGGCGTTCCAGAAGTTTACGAACTACCGCATTCGGGTCGCGCTGGTCCTGCCGGATTTCGGCGCACACGGCGAACGCTTCGCCGAATTGGCCTATGAACACAGGGCTCATAACGCGATTCGCTTCGTCCACACCGAGGAGGAGGCCCGGGCGTGGTTGCAGACCTCCTCCCGCCGCTAA
- a CDS encoding DinB family protein, with translation MTTDPPTDRFDRAQLAFARLLPKLFRGGQAFVGVEASLSGLDAATATRRPDGLTHSVAELVAHVNWWNRWMLDVIEEGRAMPYPKHAADTWPAVTEGDWPRVRAEFYELLARVDTHTARPDLANPVNHEETIGELLADFALHTAHHFGQVITVRQALGAWPPPGGGDTW, from the coding sequence ATGACGACCGACCCCCCCACCGACCGCTTTGATCGCGCCCAGCTCGCCTTCGCCCGACTGCTGCCCAAGCTCTTCCGGGGCGGGCAGGCTTTTGTCGGCGTGGAGGCGTCCTTGAGCGGGCTGGACGCGGCGACGGCCACCCGGCGGCCCGACGGGCTGACCCACAGCGTGGCCGAACTCGTGGCGCACGTGAACTGGTGGAACCGCTGGATGCTGGACGTGATCGAGGAGGGGCGGGCGATGCCATATCCCAAGCACGCCGCCGACACCTGGCCCGCCGTGACGGAAGGCGACTGGCCGCGCGTGCGGGCCGAGTTCTACGAGCTGCTCGCCCGGGTGGACACGCACACCGCCCGGCCCGACCTCGCCAACCCGGTCAACCACGAGGAGACCATCGGGGAGCTGCTGGCGGATTTCGCGCTGCACACCGCACACCACTTCGGGCAGGTGATCACCGTGCGGCAGGCACTCGGGGCGTGGCCGCCTCCGGGGGGTGGGGACACGTGGTAG
- a CDS encoding DinB family protein: MVGEPSAVSSQPSAFGKAVGNLFPGGPANVSWERALEGLGAEDAGHVPPGLPHSVAQIVAHVAFWQDFLLEEAGGGAPVRPEHAAGGWPAPGPWEEERAQLLAGQGRLRVLARDPAFTSGLTHEGHPWAAMLATFAGHGLYHLGQVVTIRQALGLWPPPSGGDTW; encoded by the coding sequence GTGGTAGGGGAGCCGTCAGCGGTCAGCTCTCAGCCGTCAGCCTTCGGGAAGGCGGTCGGGAACCTATTTCCCGGCGGTCCGGCGAACGTCTCGTGGGAGCGGGCGCTGGAGGGGCTGGGGGCGGAGGACGCGGGGCACGTGCCGCCGGGGTTGCCTCATTCGGTGGCGCAGATCGTCGCGCACGTGGCCTTCTGGCAGGACTTCCTGCTGGAGGAGGCGGGGGGAGGCGCCCCGGTCCGACCCGAGCACGCGGCGGGCGGCTGGCCCGCGCCGGGACCGTGGGAGGAGGAGCGGGCCCAGCTCCTCGCGGGGCAGGGGCGGTTGCGGGTGCTGGCGCGTGACCCGGCCTTCACCTCCGGCTTGACCCATGAGGGTCACCCCTGGGCCGCGATGCTCGCCACCTTCGCGGGGCACGGCCTCTACCACCTCGGGCAGGTCGTGACCATCCGGCAGGCGCTCGGGCTGTGGCCGCCGCCGAGCGGGGGGGACACATGGTGA